The Miscanthus floridulus cultivar M001 chromosome 7, ASM1932011v1, whole genome shotgun sequence genome includes a region encoding these proteins:
- the LOC136467578 gene encoding ADP,ATP carrier protein 2, mitochondrial: protein MADQANQPTVLNKLGGQFHLSSSFSEGVRARNICPSVSSYERRFTTRNYMTQSLFSPSMSVSGGINIPVMQNPLFANAPAEKGGKNFMIDFMMGGVSAAVSKTAAAPIERVKLLIQNQDEMIKSGRLSEPYKGIGDCFKRTIKDEGFSSLWRGNTANVIRYFPTQALNFAFKDYFKRLFNFKKDKDGYWKWFAGNLASGGAAGASSLFFVYSLDYARTRLANDAKAAKGGGDRQFNGLVDVYRKTLKSDGIAGLYRGFNISCVGIIVYRGLYFGLYDSIKPVLLTGNLQDNFFASFALGWLITNGAGLASYPIDTVRRRMMMTSGEAVKYKSSLDAFQQILKKEGPKSLFKGAGANILRAIAGAGVLSGYDQLQIIFFGKKYGSGGA, encoded by the exons ATGGCGGACCAGGCTAACCAACCCACTGTCCTTAATAAGCTCGGTGGCCAGTTCCACCTGAGCTCCAGCTTCTCTGAAGGTGTACGGGCCCGTAACATCTGCCCTTCTGTCTCATCTTATGAAAGGAGATTTACCACGAGAAACTACATGACCCAGAGCCTTTTTAGCCCTTCAATGTCTGTTAGCGGTGGCATCAATATCCCAGTGATGCAGAACCCGCTTTTTGCCAATGCTCCAGCTGAGAAAGGAGGCAAAAACTTCATGATTGATTTCATGATGGGTGGTGTTTCAGCTGCTGTTTCAAAGACTGCTGCTGCTCCCATTGAGCGTGTGAAGCTTCTTATTCAGAACCAGGATGAGATGATTAAGTCTGGTAGGCTGTCAGAGCCATACAAGGGTATTGGTGACTGCTTCAAACGTACCATTAAGGATGAGGGTTTCTCTTCCTTGTGGAGGGGTAACACCGCTAATGTTATCCGTTACTTCCCTACTCAG GCTTTGAACTTTGCATTCAAGGACTACTTCAAGAGGTTGTTCAACTTCAAGAAGGACAAGGACGGTTACTGGAAGTGGTTTGCTGGCAACCTCGCTTCTGGTGGTGCTGCTGGTGCTTCCTCTTTGTTTTTTGTGTACTCCCTGGACTATGCCAGGACAAGGTTGGCCAATGATGCCAAGGCTGCCAAGGGAGGAGGTGACAGGCAATTCAATGGTCTTGTGGATGTCTACCGCAAGACACTCAAATCTGATGGCATTGCTGGGCTTTACCGCGGATTTAACATCTCTTGTGTTGGAATCATTGTTTACCGTGGTCTGTACTTCGGGCTCTACGATTCTATCAAGCCAGTTCTCCTCACTGGCAACCTCCAG GACAATTTCTTTGCCAGTTTCGCTCTGGGTTGGCTGATCACCAATGGTGCTGGTCTTGCATCTTACCCCATTGATACCGTCCGCAGAAGGATGATGATGACTTCTGGTGAGGCCGTCAAGTACAAGAGCTCCTTGGATGCGTTCCAGCAGATACTTAAGAAGGAAGGCCCCAAGTCCCTGTTCAAGGGTGCTGGTGCTAACATTCTTCGTGCCATTGCTGGTGCTGGTGTGCTTTCTGGCTACGACCAGCTCCAGATCATCTTCTTCGGGAAGAAGTACGGTTCTGGCGGTGCTTAA